The DNA window AAACCAGATGATACAAAGCTGTGTGCATGTCCTGTGGCTGCTCATTACTGACCCTGATTAAGAGTGGTGCACTGCTCTCCGCATTTCGTTCTAAATGGAAACTGCTGAGTTCTATTATGTTTATTATTTAGCTCAAGATTATCTGCAATATGTGCTTCAGGAATCACATCTTGGACCAGCCCAAACCAGGGTTGCTCATGTCCTGCGAACCATTGCATCTTCACTGCAAGATCAAACCGAGGAGGCTCTCAGACCATTCCTGGACAGAATTGATATTACCTCTGTAGATGTTGCCAAGAGAATTTTCAATGGggtcatggaagaaaaatttgctGATGGAAATACTAACTGGGGACGAATTATGACCATATTTACATTTGGAGGTCTTCTCACTAAGAAGCTTCAAGAGCATGGAGTTCAGCTcactgcagaggagaaggagaagatttcttattttatcaCAGAGTACATAATAAACAACAAAGCCGAATGGATAGATGCAAACGGTGGCTGGGTAAGTTTCAGTTCAGCATCTTCTCATTTTCCACCAAATTGTAGATTAGATTTTGTTTAATTAAGGAAAACTATTGTTTCAGACactgtcaaaataattttactcaGGGTTTTATTTGGTGGTTTAATATTTGATGTCTGGAATGTCTCCTTGAGACTTA is part of the Nyctibius grandis isolate bNycGra1 chromosome 11, bNycGra1.pri, whole genome shotgun sequence genome and encodes:
- the BCL2A1 gene encoding bcl-2-related protein A1, encoding METAEFYYVYYLAQDYLQYVLQESHLGPAQTRVAHVLRTIASSLQDQTEEALRPFLDRIDITSVDVAKRIFNGVMEEKFADGNTNWGRIMTIFTFGGLLTKKLQEHGVQLTAEEKEKISYFITEYIINNKAEWIDANGGWENGFLMKFERRSLLSFSKITAMFIAVFSLFREYY